ATCCACTCTATACAGAGTCTGCAGTGGTTGGAGAGATTATTCCATAATGAGAGAATCCTATTGCATTGAGTAGGGAATTCTCTTTCCATAACTTGCAGCACTTCCTCCACTTTTAGAGGCAGTAACTTCAGTAGTTGTGTCTTCAACAGATCCTGAAGATAATACATTAAGAAAAGGTTACTCCAAAATAGTCTTAGAACAAATAGTCACATAAAATTCTAAACTATTATTTGAAGTCAgtcttaaaagtatttttcctcatGTTTAACAGCCAGCTGGGACCCAAATAAAAGACCCATCAAGTCCACAGCCCATCTCTGATGGTGACCAAGTGTGGATGTCTCAATAAAGGCATAAGTATACAGCATGCAAGTAACATCTCCTCAGGATATTAGCTCAACTGCCACTTACTGCCCCAGGTCTTCCTGAGCCAAATATATTAGCTTTGCACCTCTTCTGTTGTTTCCTCTGGCTTTGTGAATCAGTAAATTTTTATCTGTCACACTGTCCCATGTCAAATAATCCCACACTTCAGTTACATAGCACATAACTCATTGATTCCTGCTTTGTTCCCTATGTACCTTTTCCGTACCACTTATAACTGTATAGACCTCTAGGATATTTTATACTCTGCATCTCTTTTCAGGCTCAAGGATCCTAATCTACTTGTTATTCCTTTAATAGAATTTATTCCATATCTTAAGAATTCTCACCCTTCTCATTCACTTCTACTATATGATTTTTAAGATAGGAAATTGGAACAGCAATATTCCATTAATTACCTCAAAAAGTTATTAATGGCAAGAACCAGAAAATTATCGAAGTGGCATtcaaaaaatgcataaacagtTTCTGTAACAAACAAACTTCCTTATTAAGGCAACAGTTACTTTTCCAAAcacttgcacttttttttttttttttaaatgttaaatgttaGGAGAAATCTGAAGTTAATGGCTTTTCTAATGGCCAGTATGGTgcagggttttgggttttttttgttggtttggggttttttttggtgttcttccccccgcccccggtggtggtgttttttcccctcctctctcccgAGAATATCTGCCCAAACATGTTTAACCCGTTTAGTTAAGTTCATAAATATCTCCAGATAGGGAGAGGATTGGGTCTATCAGTAAGGGATGATCCGAGTCAGACAGTTGTTTGTGAGGAGATACTAAGTACTTCAGATAAACTTACTTCAAAAGGGAACCCTGAATTATCTTTGGAGGTACAACCGTTTGTTATCCTTTATTCTACCTTGAAAGTTAAAATCATAGAGTTTATGTTACAATGTGTAGCATAACTCTTATACACTCCCtctgttttcattccttctgcATTACAGTTACTAATGCAATTGTACCCAAGTTCATTTACTGTAGCATTAGTAGCTACTGTTTACTTGGGAGAACTTGTAATAAAGCACTCTATATATCTGCCTCTACAGGAAATAATAAACCATGgattatttctaattaaaatcagtatatttaaaaatagtggACAACTTTCACTACTAGAAGTTCATTACAACAAAATATACATCTGTGTATGCATATTGAAAATAGGACCATCTACAGATGTAGTATATTATCTACTGAACTCAATAGCTATAGTTGCCATAATCTTTAGATAAAAAAGGTTAGGCATAGTAATTTACAAGTGTAATTTCTTGCCTGCAAATATGGATCTCTATCTGTCAATTCTAAacccatttcagaaaaaaagaagtctaaaaAGAGGAGCGTGACTCATTTTCAACAGCCTGTTTTCTAAATGCAGATACAGTTAATAATAAACTAAATAGCAGTGACAAAACTCTTAAAGTTGTATTGCTACTATTCTTTTCCACCTCCTACAAGTTTTCTATTAAGCAATAGTTATCTATATTCTATCTCCCTACTGTTAGAACTTCCTCTCAAGAGAATTCTGTGGCTTTCATGAAAGACGACTATTTCCACATGAACTTCTCTGCAAACCAATAGCAGCTTCAAGATTTAGTTtcaaggagcagcagaaaaagctgACCTTGTACACAGTGAATCAGAACTGCAAGATGTTTAGAATCCTTGAATAGTTCAGACAGTGCAAAATTGTTCTTACAGTTCCTTCAGAACTGTACAGAATCCTACAGAAAAGGATTTTACATAGTGAAGTGAAAGCCcgacttttcttttttcattttcaaggcattaaacttgcttttcttcctaaacAAACACGCCATACTAATGAACACACTAGGGATATTTTGAAAGGCTTGACAACCTTCAATGATGTTTCAAAGTCGGACCTAGACTCTTTCTTTGTACATTGGATAGCCGCACATCTTTTCCAGATAACTGAGGTTTGAGACAAACGTAATCAACAATTAAGCTACTTATGAGTTTCAAAGTATTAGCTACAACTCTGCTGCTAAGTTAAATACAAGTCAGCATTTCACTTTTTGTTGTAGTTCTCCCAAGAAAGCAGCACTTCATGTTGCTAAAGAGGGAGCTTCCCCTCACAGTAGTGGGTAGTAGGTAATGGCCATTTCATTACCCCACATGCGGGTAGTAGGTAATGGCCATTTCATTACCCCACATGCGGGTAGTAGGCAATGGCCATTTCATTACCCCACATGCGGGTAGTAGGTAATGGCCATTTCATTACCCCACACTTACTTCTGGCAGCACTTAGAGTTACTGTCAGAAGAGTTCAGGATCGGTTCAGAGCTGCACACCTTCTATGCTCCGATCTGACAGACCCCGCAGCAAGCTCTCCGCATGCCGACTCCATCGCGCTCGGGCATTTAGTAAATTTAGTAAAGCTGGGCTTTACTCCAGCTGGCCTTTTCCATGCTTCGACATCTACGGGAACTGGCCTCCCTGCCTAACCAAATTTGGGCCATCTCTCTCACTCAGTTTCTATTATCACCTGAGTTGAGAGCAATTCCTCACaactctttttcattcttttttttggaaaacagcGTCAGCCGTGAGGGAGTGGTTGAACACGACACGTTTTTGGTTGAATCTCAGGTAAGAGAGTTCTTTCAGGTTCTAGACAAAATTAAGGTCCCCCCCGCTTCCCTGGCACTGCCCCCCTCGGCCGGCGGCCCGTCGCGGCACGCTGGCACGCCCCGGGACCGGCCTGACGCGGCCCGGGCGGCTGCCCCGGCTCTCACCCGCTGCGGAGtcggcggggcggccccgcggggccccggcgCGCTGCAGCTCCAGGTCGCCGTggtcggcggcggcggcggcagcgcgggagCGCGGTGCGGGAGCGAAGGCGGAGGAGAGGCGGAGGCTGAGGCCGTGCACCAGCCCCCGCAGCAGGCTGTCCCCGCGGCCCTTGGGCGGCGCCAGCCCCACGTCGTCGCGCAGCTCCTCCGGCGGCACCTCCAGGTTGCCCGCGTACCAGAACACCCACCAGATGAGGCTGAGGAAGATGCCGATGCCGCCCGCGTAGATGAGCAGGTCGGAGAACACCACGTCGGCGAACACGCCGGCCAGCAGCACCGCCAGGCCCAGCGCGTCGAAGGCCAGCGCCAGCCAGAAGGCGGCCACGCAGCGGCCcagcccgcccggggccgccatcgcgggggagcggcggcagcagcggcgccAGCGCCGCCTCGGGCCGCCCGCACCTGAGGGGaaggcggggcgcggcgggggggcggcgccGCACCTGAGGGCGCCTCCAGGCCACGCCCCGCCGCTCGCGCCTGCGCCCCCTCGCGGAGGGGCTCTCGCACGCCCCGCCGGGAGCCCGCCTGCCTTGAGCCGCTCCCGGCGGGGCCGACGCCTCCTTCGCCGCGGCCCCGTTCCCAGAGCTGCGCTCTCGCCGCCAGCGGCGTTGGGTCCCCCGACAGGCCCCTTCCTCCCGCCCCTGGCCCGTCGCGGCGGCTGGCGCAGCCGGCTCTGGAAGACCAGGCGTTGCTCCGCTTCGTAAGGGAGTGGCGGGAGCAGGCGTTGAAGATTGGTCTGTGGTGGCCGTCAGCGTTTTGGAGGCGAGGCATCCCTTGCAAGTGGTGGTTGCTGCCGTTCCTTGGGCGAGACAGACACGGCGGGACACGTTTAGGCGAGGCAGTATCACCTTGTGAAGGCGGGCAAGGTCTTTGCCTTAGTTTGCTCAGGCACCCTGGAAGGGAGGTGCTTCAAAAAAAGGTGGTCTTGAGATGAACGCACACGTAGGCCTCCACGCCTGCAAGAGGAAGCAGCTACTGGGAGGCACCAGAGATGCGCAAGACAGTTACAATGTGCATCTGCAAAGTCACGTAGGCTGCTTTAACTACGTGCTTGAGGAGGCTGGCTTAAAAAGAGTAGCTAGAATACAACTTCAGGTTAACAAGCAGGAAACCAGTTGTGAATGCAAGGTGAAAAATCCAGCGAGTAACAACAGTTATGTAAAAggcaaaatacagatttcagtTCACTCTTGTGTCAGTTAGTGACCTGGTACGTATCTTTTAACACTCCCAAGTCCTGAAGCACAAGAACTATATTCAGCTGTAGGCTCTCTTGCACATACTCTCACGAGGCCCTTATATCTAATGGTTTATTCAGTGATGGGTAAGCCACGCTGTTCCAGTAACTAGAAATATCAAGCCAATGGAAAGTCTAAGAGCATATGCAGCTTCCACATATATGTGGAAGTACAGTGTGCCAAGAACGATGCCACTGAGGAAGACTATTCCTCCAATGACAGTGAGTGCTATTGGTTTACTATAATAAGACTACAGACCAAATTCCTATCGTAGCATTTGGTTCACTTATCGTTGCTCCTGCTGAACATTGCGAATCAAAATTAGGTAAAGCCACTTCTTCATTAGTGACTGTCTGCAATACTGACATTATTCCATAAAAGACGTCCTTAGGAAATCACAAGCTGAAATCCTCTCAAAAAAGTTAGAATCATTCTAAGTACTTCAACAATAAAATATCTTTCACTTTGAGACCTAATACCACTTCTGTCTTGAGAAGAACTATGGTACCAAAAAGCCTATACTGCTATTCTTCCTGATTATTTTCAAGTATCTTTTGGATTTTAAAGTTTAAACCTAGCTTTAATAAAACACCTATGGTTCTACTTCTGCCTCATGTTATGGTGTTAAATAACCTAACCCTTGTCCCTCTCAAAAGTGTAAGAGAAAGAAGATAACGTACCAGTTATCCATGTTTGAGTGAGGTTCATATACCTGCTTAGTTTAGCGGGGGTTTCTTCCATTAGAATGGGAATAGCTCTTGGGAAGTCAAGCTAATTTTAGGATGACATACTTAGCCCGATAGCAATAGGAATTCTAATAATCATATACAACTCTAAAAGAAATAATCATGACCATTTTGCTTAATCTGAAGATTGATAGGGTGAGAAGGCAGATCTAATTACAGTAGAATAACAAATACTGAGGGAATTTTAAACAGAAGTCAGTATTAATAATCTTAAATAGCTCTATCCAAAGAATTTGAGTTAAGTCATAGTTCTAGCCCTGTGGCATTCTTATTGTGCACACCAAACTTACATCCCCCTGGGGCCCAACATGTAATTAACTCCTACAAAATGAGTTTGTGAACAAGTTTCTATTATCTTCTATGCACCCCTCCTGCCAAGACTTTGGTTTGATAGTATTCagatatttgttttattattagcTGTTATTCTTCCCAGTAATGCTGAACTTAAGGGCTAATCTGAAAGTGTAAGTTactgtggagtaattgctggaggtgacttagacattaaacttagatttacgattttaggaaaggcacagcattgaagaagctttctgagTGAAATGCAGCTGATACGCAAGGAATCTATTCCACAgaaagttccctaagcctgcaaccttagatgtcggcaacaccaggggagcctggtgcactggctTTGAGAGGAGTTGCCCAGatggtggagtggtgtggagacaccacggccaagctctgcaATATGGGATCTCGGAGGAGTACCACGGCACCGATAAGCTGCACATTTGTtaccctgagccaacaaaccgtcatgattttgacaaaatgttgtccttttggtaaacttggctcattataatatcattataataccaaaacacacctccatcccagaaactacccgcctctaaggtgagaccactcctcactgagcctgcgctttgaatttttccaagcctatacctttaaagcgaagcgagaaagttttacaccaattataacaaagtatgtatgactagagtcacccaagctccacctgaaaggcaaaaaaatagtataaattagcctaagagagaggggatgttagggaagataccatcgtgtgctactctgacctctgggacCAGttgacgggctgagcctctcttccccaccatcgggacgcctttgggtaagaatctaacacttggttgtACCAAGTGCCTCTCCAGGAAATTTAGAAACCTCCatagagtcgcttttatgtcttttgatgcatctgtgttatctaTGCTTTAGTATTcgcatgtgccttgcagtcagtgaatttatcactggtaatccaaagaacctgtgtgtctgttgctttaataaattgctttgatttattggtctagccgtgatagttgtcattgaacgcgaccagatgCTGTAAGTGTGGCcatggtagttcatgcagcacgactagacgaaaggtgcctacgttatttgtgcatccgtaatcgtgatagttcaacgcactgaacgcgaccggacttataacgataaattgggtaccttccaaagccctcttgacgcaacagtTACCTCGTCCTACCAAACATGCATACAAATATAGTGATTACTATAAGCGCGGCAGAAGGCTTACAGACCACCTACAGGCATAAACTAGTCTATGTTTTTTCTAGACAGATGGTATTTTTCTGCCCTATTTTTCCGTCtatggaaatgcatttttcagcaaGAGGTCAATATTGTTCAAAACATGACACTGTTGAAGTTACTAACACATGGAATATATCTccatttgattctttttttaaaaagcacccAGCCATATAAATCAGAGTATACGTTAACGtagttttgaaatttttcttttcttgcaaaagGAGTATAGTTCAGCAGACTTTTTTGGGGCGAAAAGAAAGGCACTTCAGTGAGTAGTAAGTTTCAAGGTAGCTGCACTAAGTTGTTACACTGTAGTTTTAGTTTGTAATACTTACTGCAGTCTTTTGAAAGGCTTGCTTCCTGACTCCAGTTTACCCACTGTGAGGAACATGAGTTAGTTCCCACTTCAATACAAACATGGAGGACAAATGAGCAATGTAGAATCAATTCTAGTCAAAACCACCACACTGTGTGCTactagagaaaatattttggtaggAACTTTATTAAGTATCTTTCCAATAAAAGCAAAGACTCCTTGTAGAAGCTTGTCCTTAATCCAATTAAGTTTAGTTTTAACTCTTGCAgcaaattttaataataaaacagaatacttttttttaatgagaatgtTGATATTTTGAAAGTTATCaacttcctctttccttctagCTTCCATATAGCCACTCTGCTTTCAGTACTTCTAAAAAGGACATGAACTCGCTCACATTAATGACACCGCCCAAAATTTTGGCTATTACTCTGTCTCCACAAGGCATTTAACGCAAGGATACATGAGCCGTATAAAGAAAGCGCTGTATTTCTTGAAGTGCTTCAAGAGCTTAGGTATGTCCTGACAATtctgtactttaaaatattattctacACTCTTAATAGAGAAAAAGTTAACAGGCagattttttatattaaaaaaaaacccaaaaccttagCTAAGGACAAATAGTACTGTTGAAAATGTTGCATAAGAATTTAACTAAAGTTCcctttttaaattcagaattaTGGGGCTCCTGATAAAACTTGTGGTAATACAGCTTTATTATAAGACTGATAATTTTACTATCCATACCATAAGTGGCTTTTATAGTTCATTCCTCTGTTATTTCCACCTTcaatttttaaatcagataAAGATTGTAAGGTCAAAGATATAGTACCTGAAGTAATTATTCAGATGCCTATTAAACCTTTCACCTTCTATTTCTAAAGTCAGTGAGAATGAatattaaaggaataaaaatcgCTGGTCTATA
This sequence is a window from Pelecanus crispus isolate bPelCri1 chromosome 11, bPelCri1.pri, whole genome shotgun sequence. Protein-coding genes within it:
- the LOC142594558 gene encoding transmembrane protein 238-like codes for the protein MAAPGGLGRCVAAFWLALAFDALGLAVLLAGVFADVVFSDLLIYAGGIGIFLSLIWWVFWYAGNLEVPPEELRDDVGLAPPKGRGDSLLRGLVHGLSLRLSSAFAPAPRSRAAAAAADHGDLELQRAGAPRGRPADSAAGESRGSRPGRVRPVPGRASVPRRAAGRGGQCQGSGGDLNFV